The following nucleotide sequence is from Amia ocellicauda isolate fAmiCal2 chromosome 14, fAmiCal2.hap1, whole genome shotgun sequence.
GCAACACCTCAATACAAACTCAGTgcatgtgttggtgtgtgtaagagagagagagagagagagagagagagagtctttcacactctccctctctctctctctccctctctctctctctctctgcagatgatGAGAAGTACAGTGCTAGCTCTCTTCTTCTCCCTGTCCCACTTCTACACTCTCTTcccgctccctctctcctgGCAACATGAGGTCCTGGGAACCCCTGGCACAACGAGGGCCCCCCCAGATCGCATCGCCACCACCGGTGATGGTAACAACAGCCCCGACACAACTATTGCAGTTCATGGTGATGGTGGCCCAGCCAAGACTGCTGGCGAAGATAGCATCCTTAACAACACAACAGCTGGCCAAGTCCACAACCTCAAccgcaacaacaacaacaacaacatggaaAAGGACAGTAATGATACACTGAACTCAAGCCCCAGTGGGCTCAACACAACCAGTGACGGCAGTGTCTCCTCCAGCTCTAGCGTACCCAGTTCCCTCCCGGACTTTCCCAATGGACTCAATGAACCCAGTGACCACAACAGTACCAGTATCTTCAGTGACTCCAGCACTCCCAGTTCCCCCCCAACCTTTCCTAATGGGCTCCAAGGCACAAGTGATGTCAGCAATACCATTAGCTCTACTGGCACCAGTTCTCCCCCAGTCTTTCCCAGTGGACTCAACGAAAGCAGGGACAACAACAATTCCAGCATCTCCATTTTCTCTCGTGCTACCAGTCCCCCTCTTGCCTTCCCTAGTGTACCCAACGAATCCAGTGACTACAGCACCACCAGTAACACCTATAGCTATAATGGTATCAGTTCTACTCCAGTCTCTCCTATGGAACCAAGCACCACCAGTGACTACAGCAATGGCAGGTTCTCTTCAAACTCCATCTCTACCAGTTCTCCACCAGAGTCTCCCACTGGACCCGGTGCCACCAGTGACTACAGGAATGGCAGGCTCTCTGGAAAATCCACATCTACCAGTTCTCCACCATTCTCTCCCACTGGACCCAGCAAAACCAGTGACGCGAGGCATGCTATTAACTCCACTACTACCAATTCCCCTCCAGTCCCTCCCAATGGACCCAACACCACTGGTGACTACAACACCACTGGGATCTTCAATGTGGAATGGGGCTCCACCTCTGACAATGGGGGTCCGGGGCCACGTGGTATCCACCTCACCTGTCTGGTCACCTTGTGGGCCCTATCAGTGACCGCCACTGTCTTTTTCGGCCTGACCGTGTTCCTGGCCATCCGCCTGTCTCAGCAGAGGCGCCTGGCGAGGTGGAGGTCAGCGAGGAAGACGcagggggaggtgggggtgaGCTTCAGGGGTCCCACGTTGTCCaggaaggagaggaggagggagtcACAGAGTTCCTCTCTGTGGCTGCAGCACCGGGTCACTCCGGAGGAAATTGCGGAGTTCTGGTATGCTGCCGGGTCTGGGCCGAGGTCATAGGCGGACTGGCCACGGGGCAATTCTGACAAACGCCAGAAGGGCTGgatcattttttagtttggtgGGCCGCTCGACTCCCGTGTGGGCCAGTCATCCCGTGTGGATTTCCAGACTGCAATTTCTGGTTGCCAAAACCAAtccccctgccccccacccccggaCCGCACTTCACCAAGACCCCCCCACCCGGACCACACTTTGCCAAGACCCCCCCCGGACAGCACTTCACCAGCAGCCGCCCCCCACGAGTCCAGGGCTGTTATTTGGTCCCAGTCCACCTCTggctgagggagagagggaggagtgaGGGGCCAGGTTGGGCGTCGGGTTGGACAGCCTGAGAACCATGAGGGAGTGACATCACTGCAGCAGGCTCATAGCACACACTGAACCCTGGTCCACAGGAGCTCCGCATACAATAGACTCGGTTGTGCTGAAACCTGGACATTGGTCATTTAATCAGTGGGAAAGTACTGATGGAAATCAGTCTGAAGAATACTACCTAATGGGTCTTCTTTGACCTAGTCGCTAGCCTgactttttccttttctccacAGTGTGAACGAGGGACAATTATTCCTGTCAGGAGAGTCCatccacattattattattattattattattattattattattattattattattattattagtagtagtagtagtagtattgttgcTATTGTTTTTGGATATACATAGTACTTggtacttatttcactcattaacatgcaaatcaatttataacttttttgaaatgcgtttttctggatttttttgttgttattctgtctctcactgttaaaatacacctaccattaaaattatagactgataatttctttgtcagtgggcaaacgtacaaaatcagcaggggatcaaatacttttttccctcactgtatatatatttatatggtcTGTGTTACTTCCAGAAATTAACttcataaaaacatttgttattATCATATACTGTAGAGTGCAATGTAAATCCCAGGAAGTCTTGGAGTTAGTTTTATATAATTTTCAAACATTATATTGATCCTTAACTTAAGTTTTTTAGTAATCTATGTCTGTTATTACAGCTACCAAAATCCTTACAGCTGTACTAGTTTTAGTAAGTAGTTTTGTAGCAGTTTCTATGACATAGATTAAAGTCTAATATACAGTATTGACTGAACATTTTGTATGGATATGTTCATTatagccatatatatatatatatatatatatatattagtagttATAAAGTATTGCTAATTATCACATTTGAACAATTTACAAATTGATAAAGCATATATCTATGTAAAACTGCTGAGTTATGTTAATTTGCTATTCTGATGAAAGCACACTTGTACTGAACCAGGTAATCAATGCCTCAATCATTAGTATAATGGGTTGTGTGCGCCATGCATGTGTTCTATTGAGAAATTAGATATATGTTTACTCAATTTGGCTGCACCTGATTAGTTTACTTGCTTAAGGtcttatatatctatatctagtATGGTTTGCAATAATcacacaaaatgaagaaaataaatatgtgaaAACAAGCAAACTAACAGCTAAGTCATGTGCATATATTGTTCCAGAATTTATTTGACAAATCAGACATAACTAGCGCTTAATTCAGTCTATCATCACAGGTATTCCCATTTGTAAATAATCACAACTTGATGTCCAAATCACTTCCCTTCAAGAAGCAATGTCATTGCGTGTACTGTGTTTGTCTCAAGAGTTTCCTGAACGATGCTCTGTAATGCTAATGCTGCATTACTGCTCCGAAGAGAGCTGCGCACTGCATTTTGCACCAGACTTTGGCTGCTGTTATAGGAAGTCCTCTATTCTCTTTTGTAAAACACTTCTGTGAAATTTGAGATGGTGAAGAAGCCCTAGGCAGATCTgccaaagaaatacataatacagcaataataataacttatcACAAAACAacttattacaaaaataataaaataacaacactTCAATTAATCAGCCTCTTTTGAAGTTATTGATGAAGAATGCGCTCTGTGCTGTGGGTGTTGTTTGACACTACCTCATTTCCTCCCTGAGTGAGATAATACTTCTTGTAAAGCAGATTTGTCATTTCTGTGAGGCTGTGTCAAGAATGGGAGATGGGGGAGTTTGATATTTTACGTCAAAAAACAACTGCTTTTCTCTGCGAACTGCGATCTCGTTTTAATATTTACAGATAAGATTCAATGGCAGAATGGAGGACGTTGCTCAACAGaattatacaaaatgtaaagagGTGTAATCTGTTAAAACTACTCAATGCACGTGTGTAATTCTACGCTGGAAGGTtccttatttacatatttattttatgcaagGTATACAAGAATAAAATCATTACAATCAGTGTATCAttaatatttttcttatttattatcAAAGTATACATAGTTTTGCAGTGTTAGTACTATAATACTTGTAGTGCATTGATGCCTACCAACACACAGTTTTGGGAAATTTTGAGTATGAAtcaaacagaaaaatgtaaatgtgtgtcagtgcatgaCAGCTCAGTATGTGGTTAGAGTTTTACATGGCCTAACTACCACAGTCAGGAtgcaagagagacagagagagagcagcgaGGGTGGGCGGGTGTAAGTTACAGTGCATTCACTCTGGCACTGGACTGTCACTATCTCTGTCTGCGTCTCTTATCGCTGACGAGcacctgactgactgactgcctcGCTCACACCCACCagggcacaaacacacacttgaCGGACTGTGTCATAGTCTTTGTTTGATATAGACACTACGCACTGACTTTCTGGAACTGCCACTCTGAACTTACACATCCACATCATTTTGAGTACAACAGGTACCGCCCCTAGGACAGTAACAAGTATAGGTAAGTACTATATTGA
It contains:
- the LOC136768802 gene encoding protein rtoA, whose amino-acid sequence is MKQKGERDQEREMMRSTVLALFFSLSHFYTLFPLPLSWQHEVLGTPGTTRAPPDRIATTGDGNNSPDTTIAVHGDGGPAKTAGEDSILNNTTAGQVHNLNRNNNNNNMEKDSNDTLNSSPSGLNTTSDGSVSSSSSVPSSLPDFPNGLNEPSDHNSTSIFSDSSTPSSPPTFPNGLQGTSDVSNTISSTGTSSPPVFPSGLNESRDNNNSSISIFSRATSPPLAFPSVPNESSDYSTTSNTYSYNGISSTPVSPMEPSTTSDYSNGRFSSNSISTSSPPESPTGPGATSDYRNGRLSGKSTSTSSPPFSPTGPSKTSDARHAINSTTTNSPPVPPNGPNTTGDYNTTGIFNVEWGSTSDNGGPGPRGIHLTCLVTLWALSVTATVFFGLTVFLAIRLSQQRRLARWRSARKTQGEVGVSFRGPTLSRKERRRESQSSSLWLQHRVTPEEIAEFWYAAGSGPRS